TTCAAACTGAAAAGGAGAAAATATCTTCAGAAGAAATTCCACGCATGCAGGTAGTGATGAAAAACTTTATCATTTATCGTTATGTAGAAATTGTACTTCTTGTTTCCGGTTTGCTGTTGATGTTTTTGTTCGATCAGTCATTTTTCCTGAAAGGTATTGGAATCGGCTTGTTCATTCAATCAGCCCTCATGCTCTCGCTGGATTTTTTTGCCGAAAAGCGTGGTCAGGATTATCTGGATTTTTTACAAGGCATTCGATAAATAATTGATTCGGGAAGGAACCCTGGAAATCACCACCTCAGAGGCCATCTAATCAGATTGCATAAAGAACTTGGTTTATTGCAAATAACCCGGGCCGGATTGATTTCAGCTCATTAGTGAAGTTTTTTAGGTTAACTGCCTGTTTTATCTTTTTTTCGATTCAACTAATTTATTCAAAAATGCTTGTTTTTAATCAATTTTTGATATATTTGAACTCCTTCTTGAATACCCTATTAACCTAATCATTGATTAACTTATTGAAATATTGAATTGATTGCCCTGTTGAATAAATTAGCCTGAACACTTAAGCTTCCATTACCTATTAAACTGCTAAACGATTGAATTTCTGTGCGACTCTTCGCATCGGATTATTTTACTGATTAATTCTAAACTATGATTGGTCAACATTCCTGTTGTCCTGTTTCCCCAAAAACTAATGACATTTAATTGCCCGCAAATCAATTCATAATAAGATTGAGACCCAATCCGCAATCCCACGCCACTAACCACTAACCACCAACCACTAACAACTAATCTCTCATACCTAAACACCAAAAACCAACATGAAAAAACAATTACTAAATCTCTTCAATCGACAGGGATGGTTCCTGTTGCTTCTGACTTTACTGACCGGATCCAATTTGTCCGTATCAGCACAAAGTTGTGACGCAACAACCGTCTATAACAATTATCAGTATGCTGCGCTTTCACCAGATCCTACCTGTTCCTGGCAAACACTTTACGATTTTGCACCGGGCGGAAATTGCAAATGGTATTATTTCTTTGGTAACGCCGGTACAACTTATACTTTTAAAACGGGCTGCGGTGACGGTGCATACGCTGACTTTGACACCTATCTGGCACTTTACAATTGGCCTGACGGAACCTTCATGGCAAGCAATGAAGACGCATGTGACGATCCTCGTCCCTACCTTTCAATTTTAACTTACACTGCTACTGTTTCTCAATGGTATTTCCTCGTTGTAACTGATGACTGGGATTATATCGGCGGTAATTTCGCGGTTTCTTACCAGGCGACTACAAACATTTCTGCATCATACAATACCACTGTAAACGGTAATACTGTTGATTTTGCAGATGCCTCTAGTGGAAACATTACTGATTGGCAATGGAATTTTGGTGATGGTGGTACTGATAATATTCAGAATCCAATTCATACTTACACTTGTCCGGGTACCTATACTGTTTCATTAGTAATCACTGATGCAACTGGTTGTTCAACCCAATACCAAAATAGTGTGACAGTTTCAGGTGCACTTGTTTCTCCTTCATTCACAACTTCTGCTGCAGGTAATGTGATTAGCTTCACAAATACTTCTACAGGTACACCAACATCTTATCTTTGGGATTTCGGTGACGGTTCAACAGGTATCGCGCAGTCTCCCGTTCAAACCTACACTTGTTCAGGTTCCTATATTGTGACCTTAACAATTACAGATATCAATTTATGTACCAGCAGCTATACCGATGGAATTTATGCAAATGGTGATCCTCAGGCTTCTTTCTCGATTGCATCAGTCAATGGAACTACTGTTAGTTTGACAGATGAATCAACTGGCCAAAACCTTGCCTGGAATTGGGATTTCGGTGATGGAAATACTGATAACACACAAAATCCTTCGCATACATATGCTTGCCCTGGAAATTATAACATCCAGCTCACAGTAAACTCTTTTGGTCCTTGTACCAGCAGGATATTTTCGCGTAATGTGACAGTTGTTGGAAGCCCGACAGCTTCATTCTTCTCAACCAGCACTGGATTGACTGCAACATTTGTGAACACTTCTACGGGTTCAGGTATTACAAATTACGAGTGGGATTTTGGTGATGGTTCTAACAGTACAGCACCTAACCCGACTCATACTTATCTCTGCCCGGGAAATTATTTTGTTCGTCTTACTGCTTATACGGTCGGATGCTCTAACCAAAGTTCCAGAAATGTTACTGTTACCGGTGATCCTCAGGCGGATTTCAGCTTCAGTGCTTCAGGAACAATTGTGAACTTCACAGACCTTTCTGTCTCCAGTACAGCGCTTACTTATCATTGGTATTTCGGTGATGGAGGTCAGGACGGTAGCGCAAACCCAACTCATGATTTTGGTTGTGGAGGCAGATACAATGTTGCACTCGAAATTACGAATGTTACAGGTTGCACTTCTTATATCTACAAAGAAGTTGTTGTAGTAGGTGATCCTAATCCCGGATTTATCCCGAACATTTTACCAAATCAGACTGTAAGCTTCAGTAATACATCTACCGGAACCACAACCGGTTTTCTGTGGGAGTTCGGTGATGGTACAACCAGCAACCAGTCTGCTCCAACGCACGTCTACGCTTGCCCCGGAGCATACTATGTTTTTCTTACAGCTTATGGCAATACATGCAACGTTGTAACTTATCAAAGAGTCGAAATTTCTGGTTCCCCGGTAGCTGATTATACTTATAGCGTAAATGGTTCAACTGTAACTTTTACAGATGCATCTACAGGAACAGGTTTGACTCATTACTGGGATTTCGCTGATGGAGCTTCATCCACTGACCCGAACCCGACTCATACATTCACTTGTGGAGGCAGAAAGCCAGTGTGGCATACCGTGACTACTGCAACCGGTTGTAGCAGTTACATCCAGAAAAATGTAGAGGTACAAAGTGATCCTTATGCGGATTTCACGTATTCAGAAAATGGTAACACTGTAGATTTCACAAGTACATCCGTTGGAAACATTACATCTTATGTATGGAATTTCTACGATGAGAATTACAACTACCTGACCTATTCTTTGTCAGCTAATCCATCTCAGACATTTACTACCTGTGGAGTAAAATATGCCGATTTGTTTATCACGAACGGTAACGGATGTACTGATTTTGTGAGTGATACATTGTCAATTCCTATGACAGATGTTTCCGCATCCGATACAATTCTTATCGCGGCTGCGACAGGTGCAACTTACCAGTGGATCGATTGTAACAATGGAAATGCGGCGATTTCCGGTGAAACCGGACAAAGCTTCCACGTTGGAACAAATGGTAACTACGCGGTTGTTGTCACTGTAGGCGCTTGTTCTGATACTTCAGAGTGTATGACTGTTACTACAGTTGGTATCAGCAACCCTCTCGCGGAAGCCAAAGTAAGCGTTTACCCGAACCCTTCAAACAACCTGTTCAATGTCCTTACACAAGGCGCCGGTGACTTTACACTCACTGTTAGTGACCTCATGGGTAGAACAGTGTTCGCGAAACACTTTACATCCGCTGGTACACAAATCCAGGTGATCGATTTGAAAGATCAGGCTGATGGAGTTTACACCCTCCGTTTACAATCAGAAGGCAGAGCAACAGTTTCTAAGAAACTCATAAAACAATAATCTGCTCTAAATGCAATTCCCGAAAGCCCCGCCCAACAGCGGGGCTTTCTTTTTTGAGCTGGGATTCATTCATAAATTGACTTTGCGCTCTTCGCGTCTTTGCGAGAAATTTTTTACGCAAAGAGCGCAAAGATTTTTGCGATTGTCGATACATGACTTTTCTCATACTTTCCCCTCTACGGCCCATTTTTGCTCTGATTTGTATCATGTTTTATAACGCTGAAAGCACCTAATTTTCGATGTTATTAATTATTCAAAATCAATCGATTTACATGGATACCGGCGTCGAAAAAGTACAGGAGGAAAAAAAGAATTTAACAGAGCGTAAAAATGTTTCCATCATGGATGGAAATGAAGCCGCGGCTTATATCGCCTATAAAACCAATGAAGTTTGCGCGATTTATCCAATTACCCCAAGCTCAGCGATGGGTGAATGGGTGGATGAATGGTCGGCAAAAGGACAAACAAATATTTTCGGACAAGTTCCAAAAGTCATCGAAATGCAAAGTGAAGCCGGTGCAGCCGGTGCTATTCACGGCGCATTACAAGGCGGAGCTCTTTCTTCAACATTCACCTGCTCGCAGGGATTGTTACTCATGATCCCGAATATGTACAAGATCGCAGGCGAGCTTACACCGACAGTTTTTCATATTGCAGCACGCGCTTTGTCCACACACGCATTATCAATCTTCGGTGACCATAGTGATGTTATGGCGGTTCGTTCTACAGGATGGGCGATGCTCTTTGGAAACAACGCGCAGGAAGCAATGGATCTGGCGCTGATCGCGCATTCCGCGACCTTGAAAGCACGGATTCCATTCCTGAATGTGTTCGACGGATTCCGTACTTCTCATGAATTATCAGAGGTGGAAGTGATCTCCGATGAAATCATTGATGAGATGATCGATAAAGATGCTGTTCACGCGCACCGCAATCGTTCACTTTCTCCCGATCATCCCAGTCTGAAAGGAACAGCCCAAAACCCGGATGTGTTTTTCCAAAGCCGCGAAGCGGCCAATACATTCTACATGAATGTTCCGCAAGTTGTGGATGCAACGATGAAACAATTCGGCAAGCTTACCGGAAGAAATTACAAGCTGTACGAATACTGCGGACATCCGGAAGCTGACCGTATCATTATCATCATGGGTTCCGGTGGAGGAACGGTTCACGAAATCGTCGACTACCTTAATCCTCGCGGTGAAAAAGTCGGCGTTCTGAAGGTGAGATTATACCGCCCTTTCTCTGTCAAAGATTTTATCGAAGCAATTCCAAAAACTGTAAAAAGAATCGCCGTACTCGATCGCTACAAAGAACCGGGAAGCATAGGAGAACCTTTGTACATGGATACAGTGAACGCATTCCGTGAAGGAAGAAAATCACAACAGGTGGATATCATCGGAGGACGTTACGGGCTCGCTTCAAAAGAATTTACTCCTGCAATGGTGATGTCCATATTTACGGAACTCACCAAAACAGAACCAAAGAATCATTTTACAATAGGAATCGAAGACGATGTCACTTTTACCAGCCTCGATTATGATCCCTCATTTTCAATAGAGAAACAACATCTTTTCAGTGGCCTCTTCTTCGGACTTGGCGCGGATGGAACCGTTAGTGCTAACAAAAATTCTATCAAGATCATTGGTGATAAAACCGACGATTATGTACAGGGTTATTTTGTGTATGATTCAAAAAAATCAGGATCACTGACGGTTTCTCACCTGCGTTTCGGAAAAAATCCAATTCGTTCAGCGTATCTGATTAACTCCGCGAACTTCATTGCCTGTCATCATTTCAATTACCTCATCAAATACGATATTCTGAAAGACGCGGAGAAAGGCGCGACCTTCCTGCTCAATGCTCCATATCCAAAAGAAGAAGTCTGGGACAAACTCCCGGTAGAAATCCAGCAGGAAATCAAACACAAAGAGCTGAAATTTTATGTGGTGAATGCAGGTAAGGTGGCTAGGGAAACCGGAATGGGAAGCCGTATCAATACCATTCTTCAAACCTGCTTCTTCGCTATCAGTAACGTAATTCCAAAGGAAGAAGCCATCGCGGAAATCAAACAGGCGATTTATAAAACCTATTGGAAAAAAGGAGAATCAGTCGTACAGAAAAATTATGATGCTGTCGACAAAGCCATTGAAAACCTGTATCAATTGGATTACGCGAATCTTCCGATTGGAACGCGTCACATGCAAACATCTCTGTTTTCTAAATCTCCGGATTTTGTAAACAGTGTGATTGCCCGCATCATCGCCGGAGAAGGCGACCAGCTTCCGGTGAGCGCTTTCCCTGCCGATGGAATTTTTCCTACTGCTACATCACAATGGGAGAAGCGGAACATCGCGGATGAAATTCCTGTTTGGGACGCGGAACTTTGTTCTCAATGCGGTAAGTGTTATCTGATTTGTCCGCATGCTGCAATTCGCGGAAAGGTGTATGACAAAACACAATTGCAAAATGCACCTGCCGGATTCATGCATGTGGATCCTATCGGAAAAGAATTTGTGAAAGAGAATGAAGCCTATACTCTCCAGGTTTCTGTGGAGGATTGTACCGGTTGTAATCTTTGTGTGGAGTTCTGTCCTGTTGAAAGCAAGAAAGAACCCGGACACAAAGCCATCAACATGGTCGACAAACTTGCTCTCGAAGAAAAGGAAAAGAAAAATTGGGAATTCTTTCTTGACTTACCAGAAATTGATCGTTC
This DNA window, taken from Bacteroidota bacterium, encodes the following:
- the nifJ gene encoding pyruvate:ferredoxin (flavodoxin) oxidoreductase; the encoded protein is MDTGVEKVQEEKKNLTERKNVSIMDGNEAAAYIAYKTNEVCAIYPITPSSAMGEWVDEWSAKGQTNIFGQVPKVIEMQSEAGAAGAIHGALQGGALSSTFTCSQGLLLMIPNMYKIAGELTPTVFHIAARALSTHALSIFGDHSDVMAVRSTGWAMLFGNNAQEAMDLALIAHSATLKARIPFLNVFDGFRTSHELSEVEVISDEIIDEMIDKDAVHAHRNRSLSPDHPSLKGTAQNPDVFFQSREAANTFYMNVPQVVDATMKQFGKLTGRNYKLYEYCGHPEADRIIIIMGSGGGTVHEIVDYLNPRGEKVGVLKVRLYRPFSVKDFIEAIPKTVKRIAVLDRYKEPGSIGEPLYMDTVNAFREGRKSQQVDIIGGRYGLASKEFTPAMVMSIFTELTKTEPKNHFTIGIEDDVTFTSLDYDPSFSIEKQHLFSGLFFGLGADGTVSANKNSIKIIGDKTDDYVQGYFVYDSKKSGSLTVSHLRFGKNPIRSAYLINSANFIACHHFNYLIKYDILKDAEKGATFLLNAPYPKEEVWDKLPVEIQQEIKHKELKFYVVNAGKVARETGMGSRINTILQTCFFAISNVIPKEEAIAEIKQAIYKTYWKKGESVVQKNYDAVDKAIENLYQLDYANLPIGTRHMQTSLFSKSPDFVNSVIARIIAGEGDQLPVSAFPADGIFPTATSQWEKRNIADEIPVWDAELCSQCGKCYLICPHAAIRGKVYDKTQLQNAPAGFMHVDPIGKEFVKENEAYTLQVSVEDCTGCNLCVEFCPVESKKEPGHKAINMVDKLALEEKEKKNWEFFLDLPEIDRSRVNQNTVKGTQLLQPLFEFSGACAGCGETPYLKLLSQMYGEKMIIANATGCSSIFGGNLPTTPWTVNDEGRGPAWANSLFEDNAEFGLGIKLATDKKRELATYLLNKMKDKVGADLSEAIINTKETDEKAIQLQRHQIATLKDKLKEIGTPEAKNLFELADYLSEKSIWIVGGDGWAYDIGFSGLDHVLSTGENVNILVLDTEVYSNTGGQKSKASPLGASAKFSINGKTTGKKDLAWQAIAHEKAYVAQIAIGANDAQTVRILREAEAYPGPSIVIAYSHCIAHGYDMCMGPTHQQNAVKTGYWPLFHYNPSKPKGERFVLDSKEPSLPLSVFLDGETRFTVVKTKDPELALSFMNHASEEIKDRWSRLEMLKGM
- a CDS encoding PKD domain-containing protein, yielding MKKQLLNLFNRQGWFLLLLTLLTGSNLSVSAQSCDATTVYNNYQYAALSPDPTCSWQTLYDFAPGGNCKWYYFFGNAGTTYTFKTGCGDGAYADFDTYLALYNWPDGTFMASNEDACDDPRPYLSILTYTATVSQWYFLVVTDDWDYIGGNFAVSYQATTNISASYNTTVNGNTVDFADASSGNITDWQWNFGDGGTDNIQNPIHTYTCPGTYTVSLVITDATGCSTQYQNSVTVSGALVSPSFTTSAAGNVISFTNTSTGTPTSYLWDFGDGSTGIAQSPVQTYTCSGSYIVTLTITDINLCTSSYTDGIYANGDPQASFSIASVNGTTVSLTDESTGQNLAWNWDFGDGNTDNTQNPSHTYACPGNYNIQLTVNSFGPCTSRIFSRNVTVVGSPTASFFSTSTGLTATFVNTSTGSGITNYEWDFGDGSNSTAPNPTHTYLCPGNYFVRLTAYTVGCSNQSSRNVTVTGDPQADFSFSASGTIVNFTDLSVSSTALTYHWYFGDGGQDGSANPTHDFGCGGRYNVALEITNVTGCTSYIYKEVVVVGDPNPGFIPNILPNQTVSFSNTSTGTTTGFLWEFGDGTTSNQSAPTHVYACPGAYYVFLTAYGNTCNVVTYQRVEISGSPVADYTYSVNGSTVTFTDASTGTGLTHYWDFADGASSTDPNPTHTFTCGGRKPVWHTVTTATGCSSYIQKNVEVQSDPYADFTYSENGNTVDFTSTSVGNITSYVWNFYDENYNYLTYSLSANPSQTFTTCGVKYADLFITNGNGCTDFVSDTLSIPMTDVSASDTILIAAATGATYQWIDCNNGNAAISGETGQSFHVGTNGNYAVVVTVGACSDTSECMTVTTVGISNPLAEAKVSVYPNPSNNLFNVLTQGAGDFTLTVSDLMGRTVFAKHFTSAGTQIQVIDLKDQADGVYTLRLQSEGRATVSKKLIKQ